A single genomic interval of Porphyromonas sp. oral taxon 275 harbors:
- a CDS encoding ABC-F family ATP-binding cassette domain-containing protein, translated as MISVNKVSVYFGAKPLFEDLSFVISARERIALVGKNGAGKSTLLKLLAGVSSPTEGTIAFPKGLQIGYLPQVMQLSDERTVLEECQQVFSHITELEEEVAQLAAEMAERTDYESEAYMELIERHAQRSDLLLMHGSDNFQADIERTLLGLGFERSDLERPTSVFSGGWRMRIELAKILLQRPDILLLDEPTNHLDIESIRWLERFIASSSSALVLISHDRAFIDATTSRTLEIELGRLHDYRTNYSHYLELREERLEQQRRAYENQQKEIKDTERFIERFRYKPSKSDQVQSRIKQLAKIERIEVEDVDRRAMHFSFMPAVTSGAYPVIIENLRKDYGEHTVFSGVNMTIERGEKVAFVGKNGSGKSTLVKCIMGLINDYEGELRLGHNVEVGYFAQTQSQELAGDYTVYETIDREAQGEIRTRINDLLGAFMFGGEEAEKKVSVLSGGERGRVALIKLLLRPANLLILDEPTNHLDIRSKEVLKEAILRFTGTVIVVSHDREFLDGLVSRVYEFRRGKVTEHIGGIYDWLQARDREDSTEAGTPRPGSTAGASSAAASTPSSGAEDYQRQKELAKQRRSLERELKALEERSEAIDAELAALEEQLAEPEHATDASLFQRYSSLKKEQETTLERWAELSLELEEA; from the coding sequence ATGATCAGCGTCAACAAGGTATCCGTATACTTCGGGGCTAAGCCCCTCTTCGAGGATCTTTCCTTCGTCATCTCAGCGCGGGAGCGCATCGCCCTCGTGGGCAAGAACGGGGCGGGTAAGTCCACCCTCCTCAAGCTGCTGGCAGGCGTCTCCTCCCCGACAGAGGGGACGATCGCCTTCCCCAAGGGGCTGCAGATCGGCTACCTGCCGCAGGTGATGCAGCTCAGCGATGAGCGCACCGTGCTGGAGGAGTGCCAGCAGGTCTTCAGTCACATCACCGAGCTGGAGGAGGAGGTAGCGCAGCTGGCGGCCGAGATGGCCGAGCGCACCGACTACGAGAGCGAGGCCTATATGGAGCTCATCGAGCGCCACGCCCAGCGCTCGGACCTCTTGCTGATGCACGGCTCGGACAACTTCCAGGCCGACATCGAGCGCACGCTGCTCGGGCTGGGCTTCGAGCGCAGTGACCTCGAGCGCCCGACCTCCGTCTTCTCGGGCGGCTGGCGTATGCGTATCGAGCTGGCGAAGATCCTTCTGCAGCGCCCCGATATCCTCCTGCTGGACGAGCCGACCAATCACCTCGACATCGAGTCTATCCGCTGGCTGGAGCGCTTCATCGCCTCCAGCAGCTCGGCGCTTGTACTCATCAGTCACGACCGCGCCTTCATAGATGCTACCACCAGCCGCACCCTAGAGATCGAGCTGGGCCGCCTACACGACTACCGCACCAACTACAGCCACTACCTCGAGCTGCGCGAGGAGCGCCTGGAGCAGCAGCGCCGCGCCTACGAGAACCAGCAGAAGGAGATCAAGGACACCGAGCGCTTCATCGAGCGCTTCCGCTACAAGCCCTCCAAGAGCGATCAGGTACAGAGCCGCATCAAGCAGCTGGCCAAGATCGAGCGCATTGAGGTCGAAGATGTGGATCGCCGCGCCATGCACTTCTCCTTCATGCCCGCCGTCACCTCGGGCGCCTACCCCGTCATCATCGAGAACCTCAGGAAGGACTACGGCGAGCACACCGTCTTCTCGGGCGTCAATATGACCATAGAGCGCGGGGAGAAGGTAGCTTTCGTCGGGAAGAACGGCTCGGGAAAGTCGACGCTGGTCAAGTGTATCATGGGCCTCATCAACGATTACGAGGGCGAGCTGCGCCTAGGGCATAATGTCGAGGTCGGCTACTTCGCCCAGACGCAGAGCCAGGAGCTCGCGGGGGACTACACCGTCTACGAGACGATCGACCGCGAGGCACAGGGTGAGATACGCACGCGTATCAATGACCTCTTGGGAGCCTTCATGTTCGGCGGCGAGGAGGCAGAGAAGAAGGTCAGCGTCCTCAGTGGTGGCGAGCGCGGACGTGTCGCGCTCATCAAGCTGCTCCTACGCCCCGCGAACCTCCTGATCCTCGACGAGCCGACGAACCACCTGGATATCCGCTCCAAGGAGGTACTCAAGGAGGCTATCCTACGCTTCACGGGCACGGTCATCGTCGTCTCGCATGACCGTGAGTTCCTCGATGGGCTGGTGAGCCGCGTCTATGAGTTCCGTCGCGGCAAGGTTACCGAGCATATCGGCGGCATCTATGACTGGCTGCAGGCTCGTGACCGCGAGGACAGCACGGAGGCTGGGACTCCGCGCCCCGGGAGCACGGCAGGCGCCTCTTCGGCCGCAGCTTCCACCCCCAGCAGTGGGGCGGAGGATTACCAGCGACAGAAGGAGCTGGCGAAGCAGCGCCGCAGCCTGGAGCGCGAGCTCAAGGCGCTGGAGGAGCGCAGCGAGGCCATCGACGCCGAGCTGGCGGCTCTGGAGGAGCAGCTGGCCGAGCCCGAGCACGCTACGGACGCGAGCCTATTCCAGCGCTACTCGAGCCTTAAGAAGGAGCAGGAGACGACCCTCGAGCGCTGGGCCGAGCTTAGCCTCGAGCTCGAGGAGGCCTAG
- a CDS encoding Mrp/NBP35 family ATP-binding protein encodes MATTLYPNLILEALAKVRYPGTGKNLVESGMVEDDIRIEGMKVSFSLIFDKPNNPFVKSVVRAAETAILTHIGPEVEIVGNISVKQPELVPQEELPLLPEVRNTLAIFSGKGGVGKSTVSANLAVALAQAGYKVGLLDADIFGPSQPKMFGCEDARPVLEATSSGRELIAPVERYGVKLLSIGFFVNQESPVLWRGSMASNALKQLLTETNWGELDYLLIDLPPGTSDIHLTLVQTLGLTGSIIVTTPQQVALADAIKGIGMFTDEHVQVPILGLVENMAWFTPAELPENRYYIFGREGGKELAEELGLPLLGQLPLIQSVCSSGDEGRPIATDETSLMGIYFRTLARNVVEQMEARNASAAPTQRVEVQR; translated from the coding sequence ATGGCCACGACCCTATATCCTAATCTGATCCTCGAGGCGCTCGCCAAGGTACGCTACCCGGGCACGGGGAAGAACCTCGTCGAGTCGGGCATGGTGGAGGATGACATCCGTATCGAGGGGATGAAGGTGAGCTTCTCACTGATCTTCGACAAGCCCAATAACCCCTTCGTCAAGTCCGTCGTACGCGCTGCCGAGACGGCCATCCTTACCCATATCGGCCCTGAGGTCGAGATCGTAGGGAACATCTCGGTCAAGCAGCCCGAGCTCGTCCCCCAGGAGGAGCTGCCGCTACTGCCCGAGGTGCGCAATACGCTGGCGATCTTCTCAGGGAAGGGCGGCGTCGGCAAGAGCACCGTCTCGGCCAACCTCGCCGTAGCCTTAGCCCAGGCTGGCTACAAGGTGGGACTACTGGATGCCGACATCTTCGGCCCCTCGCAGCCCAAGATGTTCGGCTGTGAGGACGCCCGTCCCGTCCTCGAGGCGACGAGCTCGGGGCGCGAGCTGATCGCTCCCGTAGAGCGCTACGGCGTCAAGCTCCTCTCCATCGGCTTCTTCGTCAACCAGGAGAGCCCCGTCCTCTGGCGAGGCAGCATGGCCAGCAATGCCCTCAAGCAGCTCCTCACCGAGACGAACTGGGGCGAGCTAGACTACCTCCTCATCGACCTCCCCCCAGGGACGAGCGACATCCACCTGACGCTCGTGCAGACGCTGGGCCTTACGGGCTCGATCATCGTCACGACGCCGCAACAGGTGGCTCTGGCGGATGCCATCAAGGGTATAGGCATGTTCACCGACGAGCACGTACAGGTGCCCATTCTCGGACTGGTAGAGAACATGGCTTGGTTCACCCCTGCCGAGCTGCCCGAGAATAGGTACTACATCTTCGGCCGCGAAGGGGGCAAGGAGCTGGCCGAGGAGCTCGGCCTGCCGCTGCTAGGGCAGCTGCCCCTCATCCAGAGCGTATGCAGCTCGGGGGATGAAGGGCGACCGATAGCCACCGACGAGACCAGTCTGATGGGCATCTACTTCCGCACGCTGGCGCGCAACGTCGTCGAGCAGATGGAGGCGCGCAATGCCTCCGCCGCGCCGACACAGCGGGTCGAGGTACAGCGCTAG
- a CDS encoding CidA/LrgA family protein, with product MQTLIKIFAIFLFYWIGEFASSLMGGFVPGSVLGMVFLFLALQLKWIKEDQVDTPAKALTDNMGLFFIPAGVGLMAQMDTVRENWWVILVAVLVSSVLVIASVAYIQEHMERRRSK from the coding sequence ATGCAGACATTGATCAAGATCTTCGCGATCTTTCTCTTCTATTGGATAGGAGAGTTTGCCTCCAGCTTGATGGGCGGCTTTGTCCCCGGGAGCGTCCTTGGGATGGTCTTCCTCTTCCTTGCCTTGCAGCTCAAGTGGATCAAGGAGGACCAGGTGGACACCCCCGCCAAGGCCTTGACCGACAATATGGGCCTTTTCTTCATCCCCGCTGGTGTAGGCCTCATGGCACAGATGGATACTGTGCGGGAGAACTGGTGGGTGATCCTCGTGGCGGTGCTGGTGAGCTCGGTGCTCGTCATCGCCTCGGTAGCATACATTCAGGAACACATGGAGCGTAGGAGGAGTAAGTAA
- a CDS encoding DNA polymerase III subunit gamma/tau has translation MSDQYIVSARKYRPDSFHSIVGQGAMASTLRTAVLERKLAHAYLFCGPRGVGKTTAARVLAKTINCTNLQPDGEACNACESCRAFNEQRSFNIFELDAASNNSVDDIRTLTEQVAMPPALGRYKVYIIDEVHMLSAAAFNAFLKTLEEPPSYAIFILATTEKHKILPTILSRCQIYDFKRITVGDITQHLRYVAEQEGIEADEAALGLIAEKADGGMRDALSMFDRIASFSSGHISYQHALESLNVLDYGYFIRIYEQLLSGDFRALLLLVDELLARGFEGQLILNGLAAFTRDLLVVQHPDTAQLLEKPEGVARQYQSLAQRCTAAQLFGVLKVLVAADQQWRAATSKRLLLELSLLQLVALFPSSGELAAPAPEPSAASRTSPSPATPKAAPAPAPTPSAAPTAAPVSAPPPPVPAAEPQSAPPAAPQPASTPAPAPPAAAPEAPAPVSPEPPKRRRPIFGGQRAALQQAQQQAETSVAAPTLEEHEPFTEEQLQRAWMRYIEEVLPSEQIVCRSILLESLPHQLSATEAETALPPSSAAREAIEAIYPQLLSYLRGQLHNHDLTLLLREKNAEEQARLAFTPEDKLKKLAEVNPQVLELKERLGLRFT, from the coding sequence ATGTCAGATCAATATATCGTCTCGGCTCGTAAGTATCGCCCCGATAGCTTCCACAGTATCGTGGGGCAGGGGGCTATGGCCTCGACACTGCGTACGGCGGTGCTGGAGCGCAAGCTCGCACACGCCTATCTCTTCTGCGGCCCGCGTGGGGTGGGGAAGACGACAGCGGCGCGCGTGCTCGCCAAGACGATCAACTGTACCAACCTGCAGCCCGACGGCGAGGCCTGCAACGCGTGTGAGAGCTGCCGTGCCTTCAACGAGCAGCGCTCCTTCAACATCTTTGAGCTCGACGCCGCGTCCAATAATTCGGTCGACGACATCCGTACCCTGACCGAGCAGGTAGCCATGCCGCCTGCCCTCGGGCGCTACAAGGTCTACATCATCGACGAGGTGCACATGCTCTCGGCGGCGGCCTTCAACGCCTTCCTCAAGACGCTCGAGGAGCCTCCCAGCTACGCCATCTTCATCCTCGCCACGACGGAGAAGCACAAGATCCTGCCCACGATCCTCTCGCGCTGCCAGATCTATGACTTCAAGCGTATCACGGTCGGGGACATCACCCAGCACCTGCGCTACGTGGCCGAGCAGGAGGGGATCGAGGCGGACGAAGCCGCCCTAGGGCTCATCGCCGAGAAGGCCGATGGGGGGATGCGTGACGCGCTGTCGATGTTCGACCGCATCGCTAGCTTCTCCTCCGGGCATATCAGCTACCAGCACGCACTGGAGAGCCTGAACGTCCTGGACTACGGCTACTTCATCCGTATCTACGAGCAGCTGCTCAGCGGGGACTTCCGTGCGCTGCTGCTGCTCGTAGATGAGCTGCTGGCGCGCGGCTTCGAGGGGCAGCTGATCCTCAATGGTCTGGCCGCCTTCACCCGCGACCTGCTGGTGGTGCAGCACCCCGATACGGCGCAGCTGCTGGAGAAGCCCGAGGGCGTGGCGCGGCAGTATCAGAGTCTGGCGCAGCGCTGCACGGCGGCGCAGCTCTTCGGCGTGCTGAAGGTGCTCGTCGCGGCCGATCAGCAGTGGCGTGCGGCCACCAGCAAGCGCCTGCTGCTGGAGCTCTCGCTGCTGCAGCTCGTGGCGCTCTTCCCCAGCTCGGGGGAGCTCGCCGCTCCCGCTCCCGAGCCTAGTGCCGCTTCGAGGACGAGCCCCAGCCCTGCGACTCCTAAGGCCGCCCCTGCTCCCGCCCCGACGCCGAGCGCAGCCCCGACGGCAGCCCCCGTCTCCGCTCCGCCTCCTCCAGTCCCCGCCGCTGAACCTCAGAGCGCTCCGCCTGCCGCACCTCAGCCAGCGTCCACTCCCGCGCCCGCTCCTCCCGCGGCGGCTCCCGAAGCCCCTGCACCTGTCTCCCCCGAGCCGCCGAAGCGCCGCCGCCCCATCTTCGGCGGGCAGCGTGCCGCCCTGCAGCAGGCACAGCAGCAGGCCGAGACCTCCGTGGCAGCCCCCACGCTCGAGGAGCACGAGCCCTTCACCGAGGAGCAGCTACAGCGCGCCTGGATGCGCTACATCGAGGAGGTACTGCCGAGTGAGCAGATCGTCTGCCGCTCCATCCTGCTGGAGTCCCTGCCGCATCAGCTCAGCGCTACCGAGGCCGAGACAGCGCTCCCGCCGAGCTCCGCCGCTCGTGAGGCTATCGAGGCCATCTACCCTCAGCTACTTAGCTACCTGCGCGGCCAGCTGCACAACCATGACCTGACGCTGCTGCTGCGCGAGAAGAACGCCGAGGAGCAGGCGCGCCTAGCCTTCACTCCCGAGGATAAGCTCAAGAAGCTAGCCGAGGTCAACCCGCAGGTGCTTGAGCTCAAGGAGCGCCTGGGCCTGCGCTTCACCTAG
- a CDS encoding YihY/virulence factor BrkB family protein: MSSSIRRLTALGFRSYRFLSLDMWRLRPEGLSSTKRYGVATLRVLYMTILSYIEQGIGTLAGSLTYSTALSIVPLLAVIIGIAKGFGLQEIVRDALIQGLPGHEVELAKAFTYVENYLAQVQGGLFIGVGLAVLFYTVLMLISTIEDSFNRLWQAPSARPWGRRIMGYLSAFLLLPLLMTISSATTIFLSTLNHTYLAQLGLISTVTNQLLQLLPFAILIILFTLLYLLIPNVRVHFVPALIAGVIAGLAFQCFQALYINGVLWISKYNAIYGSFAAVPLALLWTQLSWVIILLGAQISYAVQHVWYFTTPPLSGRLSRRYEDLILISVAATTARLFAEGYRPLPEATTLAERSRLPLRETQEALLRLLRLGVLAEVRTLQHGSEQVGYQPALPLDRLTLGYLLELHDRGGEEVLPLELDGRHESVWQLRRQLYRPLFRSAAQLRICDIDLDT, from the coding sequence ATGAGTAGTAGCATACGTAGACTCACCGCACTAGGCTTCAGGAGCTATCGCTTCCTCAGCCTCGATATGTGGCGCCTTCGTCCCGAGGGCCTCAGCTCGACGAAGCGCTATGGGGTCGCGACGCTGCGCGTGCTCTACATGACGATCCTCAGCTATATCGAGCAGGGCATAGGCACGCTGGCGGGTTCGCTGACCTACAGTACGGCGCTCTCTATCGTACCCCTGCTGGCCGTGATCATCGGCATTGCGAAGGGCTTCGGCCTGCAGGAGATCGTGCGTGATGCCCTCATCCAGGGGCTCCCTGGGCATGAGGTGGAGCTGGCGAAGGCCTTCACCTACGTCGAGAACTATCTAGCGCAGGTGCAGGGCGGGCTCTTTATCGGCGTGGGGCTAGCGGTGCTCTTCTACACTGTGCTGATGCTCATCTCGACAATCGAGGATAGCTTCAACCGCCTGTGGCAGGCGCCGAGCGCGCGTCCCTGGGGGCGTAGGATCATGGGCTACCTCAGTGCCTTCCTGCTGCTGCCCCTCTTGATGACGATCTCCAGCGCCACGACCATTTTCCTCTCGACGCTCAATCATACCTACCTCGCTCAGCTAGGGCTCATCTCCACGGTGACCAATCAGCTGCTGCAGCTGCTGCCCTTCGCCATCCTCATCATCCTCTTCACGCTGCTCTATCTGCTGATCCCCAATGTGCGGGTACACTTCGTCCCTGCGCTTATCGCGGGCGTCATCGCGGGGCTGGCCTTCCAGTGCTTCCAGGCGCTGTATATCAATGGGGTGCTGTGGATCTCCAAGTACAATGCCATCTATGGGAGCTTCGCCGCCGTACCTCTGGCCTTGCTGTGGACGCAGCTCTCCTGGGTCATCATCCTGCTGGGGGCGCAGATCAGCTATGCCGTGCAGCATGTGTGGTACTTCACGACGCCGCCCCTGAGCGGGCGGCTCTCCCGTCGCTACGAGGATCTTATCCTCATCTCGGTCGCGGCTACGACCGCACGCCTCTTCGCCGAAGGCTACCGTCCGCTGCCTGAGGCCACGACGCTGGCCGAGCGCAGCCGTCTGCCGCTGCGAGAGACGCAGGAGGCGCTGCTCAGACTGCTGCGCCTGGGGGTGCTAGCCGAGGTACGTACGCTGCAGCATGGCTCCGAGCAAGTCGGCTACCAGCCCGCCCTGCCGCTGGATAGGCTCACGCTGGGCTACCTGCTGGAGCTCCATGATCGGGGAGGGGAGGAAGTGCTGCCGCTGGAGCTGGACGGGCGGCACGAGTCCGTTTGGCAGCTACGCCGTCAGCTCTATCGCCCGCTCTTCAGGAGCGCGGCACAGCTTCGTATTTGTGATATCGATTTAGACACTTAG
- a CDS encoding S9 family peptidase gives MKIKQQMAALVAATTLAAAAPEQLAAQQHMSPEMMLSLARLGESAASPDGKQIVYSVGFPSIKDNKIRTEFFTITSSGSARRQITEGLKGIHAPRWIQQGRRISYLSSESGSSQLWTMAPDGSDRRQVTDVEGGITDYLYSPDETKLAYIREIKFGQSTADLYPDLPQATGRIITDLMYKHWDEWVETVPHIFVAELGSGLVKAGKDILEGEPYEAPTKPFGGAEELSWSPDGKTLAYSSRKKTGLEYALSTNTDIYLYDLATGRTRNVTEGNGGYDTQPRFSPDGRSLSWISMERDGYEADLKRLFTLDLKTGAKSWLTEGFECDVDQTVWAADSKSIYFLATKEAETQLWQLTLRGKKLRQITSGTHDYTSIALAGGKLLAGRQTMVQPKDLYLVDPKTGAAQQLTQENAATLAQLATPTVEKRWIQTTDGGRMLVWVLLPPHFDKTKKYPALLYCQGGPQSTVSQFFSYRWNLRLMVEQGYIVIAPNRHGVPSFGKAWNEQISGDYSGQNIQDYLTAVDEVSKEPYVDKARLGCVGASYGGYSTFYLAGVHQKRFAAFIAHAGIFNLEHQYMCTEEMWFANWDMGGAPWDKGNAVAQRTFANSPHRLVGNWDTPILVIHGERDYRILADQGMAAFNAAKLRGIPAELLVYPDETHWVVKPQNALLWQRTFFGWLDKWLKK, from the coding sequence ATGAAGATCAAGCAACAGATGGCGGCCCTCGTGGCGGCCACCACGCTGGCTGCCGCTGCCCCCGAGCAGCTGGCCGCACAGCAGCACATGAGTCCGGAGATGATGCTGAGCCTAGCGCGCCTCGGCGAGTCCGCTGCTTCGCCCGACGGCAAGCAGATCGTCTACAGCGTCGGCTTCCCCAGTATCAAGGACAATAAGATACGTACCGAGTTCTTCACCATCACGAGCTCGGGCAGCGCACGCCGCCAGATCACCGAGGGGCTCAAGGGCATCCACGCTCCTCGCTGGATCCAGCAGGGGCGCCGCATCAGCTACCTCTCCTCCGAGAGTGGCAGCTCGCAGCTCTGGACGATGGCGCCCGACGGCAGCGATCGCCGTCAGGTGACAGACGTCGAGGGAGGCATCACAGACTACCTCTATTCGCCCGATGAGACGAAGCTCGCCTATATCCGCGAGATCAAGTTCGGCCAGTCCACGGCCGACCTCTACCCCGACCTGCCCCAGGCTACAGGGCGCATCATCACCGACCTGATGTACAAGCACTGGGATGAGTGGGTAGAGACCGTCCCGCACATCTTCGTCGCTGAGCTGGGCTCGGGACTGGTGAAGGCGGGCAAGGACATCCTCGAGGGCGAGCCCTACGAGGCGCCGACCAAGCCCTTCGGCGGTGCGGAGGAGCTCTCCTGGAGTCCCGATGGCAAAACGCTGGCCTATTCCTCGCGTAAGAAAACGGGCCTGGAGTACGCCCTCTCGACCAATACCGATATCTACCTCTACGACCTCGCGACAGGGCGTACGCGCAACGTCACCGAGGGCAACGGCGGCTACGACACGCAGCCCCGCTTCTCCCCCGATGGCCGTAGCCTCAGCTGGATCAGCATGGAGCGCGACGGCTACGAGGCTGACCTCAAGCGCCTCTTCACCCTCGATCTGAAGACGGGGGCGAAGAGCTGGCTCACCGAGGGCTTCGAGTGCGACGTCGACCAGACCGTCTGGGCTGCCGACAGCAAGTCCATCTACTTCCTCGCTACGAAGGAGGCCGAGACGCAGCTCTGGCAGCTGACGCTCCGTGGCAAGAAGCTCCGCCAGATCACCTCGGGGACGCACGACTACACCTCCATCGCGCTGGCAGGAGGCAAGCTGCTGGCAGGTCGCCAGACCATGGTGCAGCCCAAGGACCTCTACCTGGTCGATCCCAAGACGGGCGCAGCGCAGCAGCTGACCCAGGAGAATGCCGCTACGCTCGCCCAGCTCGCTACCCCCACCGTCGAGAAGCGCTGGATCCAGACCACTGACGGTGGGCGTATGCTCGTATGGGTACTCCTGCCGCCGCACTTCGACAAGACGAAGAAGTACCCCGCGCTGCTCTACTGCCAGGGCGGGCCGCAGAGCACCGTCAGCCAGTTCTTCTCCTACCGCTGGAACCTTCGTCTGATGGTCGAGCAGGGCTATATCGTCATCGCCCCCAACCGCCATGGCGTGCCTAGCTTCGGCAAGGCGTGGAACGAGCAGATCAGTGGCGACTACTCGGGGCAGAACATTCAGGACTACCTCACCGCCGTCGATGAGGTGAGCAAGGAGCCCTACGTCGACAAGGCGCGCCTGGGCTGCGTCGGGGCTAGCTACGGCGGCTACTCGACCTTCTACCTGGCGGGCGTGCATCAGAAGCGCTTCGCCGCCTTCATCGCACACGCGGGGATCTTCAACCTCGAGCACCAGTACATGTGTACCGAAGAGATGTGGTTCGCCAACTGGGATATGGGCGGTGCACCCTGGGACAAGGGCAATGCCGTAGCGCAGCGCACCTTCGCCAATTCGCCCCACCGCCTTGTGGGCAACTGGGATACGCCTATCCTCGTCATCCACGGCGAGCGTGACTACCGTATCCTCGCCGATCAGGGGATGGCGGCCTTCAATGCTGCCAAGCTCCGCGGCATCCCTGCCGAGCTGCTCGTCTACCCCGACGAGACGCACTGGGTCGTCAAGCCGCAGAACGCGCTGCTCTGGCAGCGCACCTTCTTCGGCTGGCTCGACAAATGGCTCAAGAAGTAA
- a CDS encoding AAA family ATPase, translating into MNKNITRIALTGGPCAGKTTALAQIIEHFSDLGYLVYALPETPTLFSNASINFGTPDRQYFYNIEKAVMKYQLQMEDTFLELAHAASQPVIIISDRGTMDISNYMERTMWQAILDELSLSEIKLRDARYDAVIHMVTAAQGAEEFYTLETNAARHETIDEARDLDSRILKAWTGHPQLHIVENNVDFQEKIQHVLNAIHETLGDDPSTFTDVRRRFLVRVTGQIPYGVETDLYQAYIDLEDGSSVRIRKRGLRGNYVYFMTRKSPIESQSIITERQIGPDEYLSYLSSVPASEVVHKLRRNFVWAKQYFEVDDFIVPKSDHQILELSCAPELEVKFPPFIEVVREITDDPDYRRL; encoded by the coding sequence ATGAATAAGAACATCACGCGCATCGCCCTTACTGGGGGCCCCTGCGCTGGCAAGACGACCGCGCTGGCTCAGATCATCGAGCACTTCAGCGACCTCGGCTACCTCGTCTATGCCCTCCCCGAGACGCCCACGCTCTTCAGCAATGCCTCGATCAACTTCGGCACACCCGATAGGCAGTACTTCTACAATATCGAGAAGGCCGTGATGAAGTACCAGCTGCAGATGGAGGATACCTTCCTCGAGCTGGCCCACGCCGCCTCGCAGCCCGTCATCATCATCTCCGACCGCGGCACCATGGACATCTCCAACTATATGGAGCGCACCATGTGGCAGGCCATCCTCGACGAGCTCAGCCTCTCGGAGATCAAGCTGCGCGATGCCCGCTACGATGCCGTCATCCACATGGTCACGGCCGCTCAGGGCGCCGAGGAATTCTACACGCTGGAGACCAACGCCGCCCGCCACGAGACCATCGACGAAGCACGCGACCTCGACTCCCGCATCCTCAAGGCTTGGACGGGCCACCCTCAACTGCACATCGTGGAGAACAACGTCGACTTCCAGGAGAAGATCCAGCACGTGCTGAACGCCATCCACGAGACGCTAGGCGATGACCCCTCCACCTTCACCGACGTACGCCGCCGCTTCCTCGTACGCGTCACGGGACAGATCCCCTATGGCGTAGAGACCGACCTCTACCAGGCCTATATCGACCTGGAGGACGGCTCCAGCGTCCGCATCCGCAAGCGCGGCCTGCGGGGCAACTACGTCTACTTCATGACGCGCAAGAGCCCCATCGAGTCGCAGTCCATCATCACCGAGCGTCAGATCGGGCCCGACGAATACCTCTCCTACCTCAGCTCCGTACCCGCCTCCGAGGTCGTGCACAAGCTGCGCCGCAACTTTGTCTGGGCCAAGCAGTACTTCGAGGTCGATGACTTCATCGTCCCCAAGTCTGACCATCAGATCCTCGAGCTCTCCTGCGCCCCCGAGCTGGAGGTCAAGTTCCCCCCCTTCATCGAAGTCGTCCGCGAGATCACCGACGACCCCGACTACCGCCGCCTCTAG
- the trmB gene encoding tRNA (guanosine(46)-N7)-methyltransferase TrmB, producing the protein MGKNKLAKFAEMETFPHVFQYPFARLQQEDFPLRGRWREDFFHNDHPIVLELGCGKGEYTVGLGEVYPEKNFIGVDVKGARIWTGAKASHEAGMSNVAFLRGEIESLGRFFAPGEVDEIWITFPDPQMKKVTKRLTSSRFLLRYLEALKPGGIIHLKTDSPFLYTYTKAFVTLNAQEIITDTDDLYSGAYEDKILGIKTYYERQWLSRGLTIKYLSFRPALPAGGFVEPDIEIEPDSYRSFSRSRRVQ; encoded by the coding sequence GTGGGAAAGAATAAGCTGGCGAAGTTCGCCGAGATGGAGACCTTCCCCCATGTCTTCCAGTATCCCTTTGCGCGTCTGCAGCAGGAGGACTTCCCGCTGCGTGGTCGTTGGCGGGAGGACTTCTTCCACAACGATCACCCCATAGTCCTCGAGCTGGGCTGTGGCAAGGGCGAGTACACGGTAGGCCTCGGAGAGGTCTATCCTGAGAAGAACTTCATCGGCGTGGACGTCAAGGGGGCACGTATCTGGACGGGGGCTAAGGCTTCGCACGAGGCAGGGATGAGCAATGTGGCCTTCCTGCGCGGCGAGATCGAGTCCCTGGGACGCTTCTTCGCCCCCGGGGAGGTGGACGAGATCTGGATTACCTTCCCCGATCCGCAGATGAAGAAGGTGACGAAGCGCCTGACCTCCTCGCGCTTCCTCCTGCGCTACCTCGAGGCCCTCAAGCCCGGCGGTATCATCCACCTCAAGACGGACAGTCCCTTCCTCTATACCTATACTAAGGCCTTCGTCACGCTCAACGCTCAGGAGATCATCACCGACACCGACGACCTCTACAGCGGAGCCTACGAGGACAAGATCCTTGGTATCAAGACCTACTACGAGCGTCAGTGGCTGAGTCGCGGCCTCACGATCAAGTATCTGAGCTTCCGCCCCGCGCTCCCTGCGGGAGGCTTCGTGGAGCCCGACATAGAGATCGAGCCCGACAGCTACCGTAGCTTCAGCCGCTCGCGCCGCGTACAATAA